The Candidatus Saccharibacteria bacterium genome segment AAGCAATATAGAGATAACCAAGGGCGTGATTAGGCCGGTACTGATTCCAGCTAGAATTGGCAGGACTGCCTTTTTGTCCTTTAGCTTATTACTATTAAGTAGTTTTGTAATAGTTAGATAAAGGCATATGAGGGTTAGTAGGGTCAAAATACTTAGTCCGACTATATTAGCTAGATTAATCCTCCACCAGCTAGCACTAAAATCTGCCTGGACCTGAATAGACTCATTGCTTTCTAGATTTGCAAAGGATAGTTGGTAGTGGGGCTTATTTGATAGGCTGAGGTTGGCACTGGCTGCATCTAGGGCAGATCTTTGTGATGCCTCGCTAGATGTAGAAGTTGGATATAGGTTGGTATCAAGATATTGGTAGGATTGGTCGAGATTTTTTAGATAAATCTTGTTATCTGTAGCAATATTGAGATCAACTCGATCAATCTTTTGGTTTGATTTGAGATTAGACCAGTTGAGTTGATATCTGCCAAAAGAATCTTTGATAGTTGATTGGTCGTAGCTATAAGTAAGATAAATTGCTGACTGACTAGAGGGAGCAACAGCTTTTGGTAATTTTATCTCGAGCTTATCATTGGTAAGGCTTGGAGTTATCTCAAAAAATTCACTTCTATAATAAGGATTGTAATAATAATCAGCAGTATATTCTGGATAATTGGGACAATATTCTAGCTCGCTTTCCTGACAATCTACACTTATCACTTGTTGGTAGGCAGATTCGATGGTGATTGGATGATCAAGTGTAAATTGAATAGAAGTTTGATCTGTGGTCAGTTTGTTTTCAAAGACTATTCTAGTCTCAGCTTGGATTTTGCCATCGCTTCGTAAAAATAGATTGTAGCTCTGGCTTTGATTACTGGGTAGACGATCAAAATATTTGCCATCAATCGAGTCAGGTGCTATGGCTGGCTCAGTCGAAGTTGGTTCGGATAGTCCATAAACACTGATCGGCATTAGATATATTAGTATGATTGATATTAGGCCAAATTTTTTAATTATTTTCATAATCCTCCTAATGATTATTTATAGATATCTCAATAGTCATAGCTTATACCAATTCTCAGTATCTTACCATAGCCATTTTTGCAAGGAGTCCCCTTGAAAAGCACCATTCCAACAGATCAAAAAGCCCAAGGAATCCCCCTGGAAATAGGGTTTTGTGGGTAGATTTTGGCGGGGATTACTATATACTATTAGATAGATGCTTGGAAAGTTGGGACGGATTAGGGGTCTTACGATTAATACAGTTTTATTAGGCCAAAGGATTTTATATTTTGGGGGCTTAATCTTTCTGGGATACCTGGTGTATAGGAGTTTGATTGACGATTTGATCGATGATTGGAATCCTATCTTGCCATTTCTGTTGCTCTGGCTTCTGACTGCATATATCACATTGCCAAGAATACATCGAATCCTGACAAAAATTTATTTGCCAGATTATTATATAGGCAGGACTAGAACAGCAGATGGATTGCTCTCTGATCCTATCAATCTGGCATTATTTGGGGATCGAGAGACGGTGATTAAGGCTTTTGAATTAAGTGGTTGGCATCTTGCTCAACCTAAGACAATTCAGACAATGGCTAGAATACTTTATGCTGGAATATTCAAGCGAAGCTATCCAGAGGCTCCAGTAAGTGACAGTTATCTATTTGCTAGAAAGCAAGATTTGGCTTTTGAGCGCGAAACTGAGGGTAATCCTAGAAGTAGGCATCATTTTAGGCTCTGGAAGACCCCTGAAGGCTGGAGGATGCCAGGAGGTCATAAGGCAGATTGGGTGGGTGCAGCTACCTATGATAGAAGTATTGGTATTACACTATTTACCGCTCAGCTCAATCATAAGATTGCAGAGAATATTGATGAAGAGAGGGATTATATCATCAAGAGCCTGGAGGATAATGGTCAGGTGAAAGATATAGAAATAATTAAACATTTTACAGATGCATATCATACTATCAATAGTGGTGGAGACAGGATTAGGACCGATGGAAGCATGCCTTTTGTTTATCTGAATCAATAAACCTTATTTGGCAAGGAGTCCCCTTGAAAAGCACTACCCCAACAGATCAAAAAGCCCAAGGAGTCCCCTTGGAAAGGGTCAATTTAACTGGATTTTATGGATCGATTTGGGTGCTTGGTTATTGTTGTCTGGATATCTCGATATAGCCCATGTTCTGAAATCCTTCAGAGGTTTGACGAATAACTTCTTGGGGAGTTGAGGGTTGGTTTTCTGATAATAAGGCACCTCCACTATCAGTGCCAGCATCAAGGCTGGCTAGCTCAATCTTTTGATCATCTATCCATTGGTTATTTTCGATTAAGTTGAGATCAATTGAAACAAACCAGTCTGGACTAGGGGCAATCATGCTTACCAGTGTCAGATGACTCAATGTTTTTGTTGTCTCGATCTGCAGAGTAATCTCTCCAGGAGACTCAAGTCGCTCACTCTGTCTATACTGATGGGCAAGCTGATTATCGATCAGGGACTGGATCTCGGTAGCTAGTAAGTCAGTGATCCCGGTT includes the following:
- a CDS encoding spondin domain-containing protein produces the protein MNTKLVSISLILLITILTVIMILKLREQDLPTNIEVSAPTAINHSEDTREEMPDRATYQIKFVATWDQASHPDNYPNGAHFSPLVAYTHSPNPDSAIFSLDALASPGIKQMAETGITDLLATEIQSLIDNQLAHQYRQSERLESPGEITLQIETTKTLSHLTLVSMIAPSPDWFVSIDLNLIENNQWIDDQKIELASLDAGTDSGGALLSENQPSTPQEVIRQTSEGFQNMGYIEISRQQ
- a CDS encoding LssY C-terminal domain-containing protein, producing the protein MLGKLGRIRGLTINTVLLGQRILYFGGLIFLGYLVYRSLIDDLIDDWNPILPFLLLWLLTAYITLPRIHRILTKIYLPDYYIGRTRTADGLLSDPINLALFGDRETVIKAFELSGWHLAQPKTIQTMARILYAGIFKRSYPEAPVSDSYLFARKQDLAFERETEGNPRSRHHFRLWKTPEGWRMPGGHKADWVGAATYDRSIGITLFTAQLNHKIAENIDEERDYIIKSLEDNGQVKDIEIIKHFTDAYHTINSGGDRIRTDGSMPFVYLNQ